The Natrinema sp. DC36 genome includes the window TAACGTCACGACCCACTGGGTGTCCGCCGACGAACTGAGCGAGGGCCACGACGGCCAACTCGAGGGGATGGACGGGATCATCGTTCCCGGCGGGTTCGGGATGCGCGGCTCCGAAGGCAAGATCCGAGCCGTCCAGTACGCCCGCGAAAACGACGTTCCCTTCCTCGGACTCTGTCTGGGCTTCCAGATGGCCGTCGTCGAGTACGCCCGAAACGTGCTCGGCCTCGAGGGCGCTCACTCCGCCGAGATGGAAGAAGAGACGCCCCATCCGGTCATCGACATCCTGCCCGAGCAGTACGAGGTCGAAGATATGGGCGGGACGATGCGGTTGGGCGAGCACACGACCGTCATCGAACCCGAGACGCTGGCATACGAGCTCTACGGCGACACGTCCTGTTCCGAACGCCACCGCCACCGCTACGAGGTCAACCCCGAGTACTTCGACCAGTTCGAGGACGAACCGCTGGTCTTCTCGGGCACTGCGGGCAACCGGATGGAGATCCTCGAACTCGAGGACCACCCGTTCTTCCTCGGGACGCAGTTCCACCCCGAGTACACATCCCGCCCCGGGCAGCCGAGCCCGCCGTTTCTGGGACTGATCGAGGCCGTCCTCGAGCAGACCGACGATGCGGCCGAGGCGGAGAGCGAACCCGACGACGCGGACACCGATGCTGAAACCGAGGTAACCCACTGATGGTAGACACCGAGACGTTCGTTCCAGACGCAGTTGCAGAGATCGGCGACGAAATCGGCGACGCGAACGCCGTCATCGCCCTTTCGGGCGGCGTCGACTCGTCGGTCGCCGCCGCACTGGCCTACGAGGCCATCGGCGACCGACTCACACCGGTCTACGTCGACACCGGCCTGATGCGGAAGGGCGAGACCGACCAGATCCGCGAGACGTTCGACTACATGGAGTCGCTGCGAATCGTCGACGCGAAAGACCGCTTCCTCGAGGCGCTCGGGGGAACCACCGATCCCGAGGAGAAGCGCGAGATAATCGGCGAGCAGTTCATTCGAGAATTCGAGCGCGAGGCCAAAGACGCGGACGCGGACTATCTCGTCCAGGGGACGATCTACCCCGACCGCATCGAGAGCGAGGGCGGGATCAAGTCCCACCACAACGTCGGCGGGCTCCCCGAGATCGTCGACTTCGAGGGCATCGTCGAACCGGTCCGTGACCTCTACAAGGACGAAGTCCGCGAGGTCGCTCGCCACCTCGGCCTCGACGAGATCGTCGCCGAGCGGATGCCGTTCCCCGGCCCCGGACTCGCCGTGCGCGTCATCGGCGAAGTCACCGAGGAGAAACTCGCGGTCGCCCGCCACTCGTGTCACGTCGTCGAGGAGGAACTCGAGGAGTACGAGCCCTGGCAAGCGCTCGCAGCCGTCATCGGCAAGGCCACGGGGGTCAAGGGAGACAACAGAGTTCACGGCTGGGTCGTCTCCGTGCGCTCAGTCGACTCGCGAGACGGAATGACCGCCCGCGCCCAGGAAATCGACTGGGAGACCCTCCAGCGCATCCAGTCCCGGATCACCGGCCAGAACGACAACGTCGCCCGCGTCGTCTACGACGTGACCCACAAGCCGCCCGCGACAATCGAGTACGAATGAGTACTACAATCACGACCGCAATCGTCGCCGGCCCCGACGACGACGGTATCGGCGACGCGCTCGAGCACGAGGGCGTCGACGTCACCCGACTCAACGGCGTTATCTCCCGTCCGCACCTCGAGGAGGCCGGCATCGTCGCGGCCGATCTGTACGTCCTGACCGACACCGAGCAGGCGACGACGATCCCGATCGCCTGCGACCTGAACGACGAGCTTCGAACCGTCGTCTACGCTCGGGACTCCGTCCCCGAGTTCGTCAGGGGCCAGCTCGATCTCGCGATCGACCCGCAACTGATGGACGCGAGCATCGTCGCTGACGAACTGGTCGCCTGACGCCGGAACCATCGACCGCGAGTCCGTGCATACGTGCCGATCGGTTTCGCATCGAGGCTCCTGACCGACCTCGAGTCGCACCGCTGAACTGCTCACGAACGGGGCACCGACAGGGTAATTTCGTCGTGTGAACCCCGCTTCGCTACAGCCGCCGTATGAACCGTCTCGAGACGGGTTTCGCCGGTGTAAATTCGTATTGAATTCGGGAGAACTCGGCGTAAGATCGGTATACCATCACCGCCGTTCAAGTAGCAATCGCCAGTAACCACGAGCGGAGGTCGACGGGCAGACCCCACCGATGGCACCCACCACCTGTACCCGCGACTTCCAGCAACCCCACCACAGCACCCTTCCCCACCACTGCCAACCGATTCTCGTCGACGCGGGCCCACCCCACCGGCTCGCGTCACACCCTGCGATTCTGGCACTCGGGCGCGGCGTTTTTCGCCGCGCTCCGGGGATGGACCGCTTCGCGGTCGTTTTGTACTGATCGGTCTCTCTTCTCGATACCGTAGTGGTCGCCACGTTCCGCTCTCCTCGAACCGTCCGTCTGAAACCCGCGTTTCAACGATAGAATCGGTCGATGACGCGTCGATTACGATGATTCGAGCCGGTCGAGGACCGGAATCTCCTCGAGTCGCTCGTCCGTGAGCAGGTCCCAATCGATCCCCTCGGGTTGACCGGTCCCGTCGATTTCGGGTCGCAGCACCCGCTCGGGCGTGACGACGAGGTCCATCGCGACGTCGTGAGCCGCGATCGCGACGGCGTCGTCGATCACCTGCCGTTCGTGGACCGTCGTCGCCACCGGCGTCGACTCGTCGACCAGACCGAGTTCTCGGAGGACGGCGTACTCGAGATCGCTGTAGCCCTCTCCTTTGCCGATTCTGCCACCCGCCTCGGTTACAGCAACGCTGCCAGAGACGATCAGATCGACGCGGTCCACCGCTTCGGGGCCGACCTGCTCGCCGTGTTTCGACGAGCCGGAGACGGTGGTCGCCGCGTCGTAATCCTCGAGGTCGTCGGGATCGAGTTTCAGGAAACACCGCTCGTCGCTGAGTCGCGGCACGGCCATGTAGACCGTCTTCCCCTCGCGCAGCGCCCGCCGTCGAACGGGCAACTGCGGCGCGTCGGGATTGGCCTTGATCGTCGTCGCCTCGTTCCACTCCGGTTGCTCGGCCAGCCGGTCTGCAGCGTCGCTCGCACCGGCGAAGTTCGGAATCCGGCCGTGGGGCGGGAACGGAAACCGGGCCTCGCCGCTTTCTTCAAGGTCGTCCCAGATTCGTTCGCGGACGGACGCCTTGTCGACGGCCTCGGTTTCGGTACCGCCACCGTCGCCGGTGCCCACGTCAGGCACCCCCGTTCGTCGCATCGGTGTCGTTCACTACGTCGGTTTTCATCGTCTCCGCGTCCGGTTCGTCTTCGGTACCCGCATCGTCTTCCACATCCGCTTCGCCATCGGTGTCCGCCTCGTCTCCGTCGTCCGGTTCCTCCTCGCGTGCGAGGTCGACGATCCTGGCCGCTTCCGAGAGGATAATTTCCTCGAGCGCGAGGCGGGTCGCTTCGGGGTGGCCGGGGAGACAGAAGACTGGCGTCCCCTCGGCGATGCCGGCGAGGGTCCGTGCGGTGACGGCTTGCGTGCCGGTCCGCTCGTAGGCCAACGCGGTGAATAGCTCGCTGAACGTGGTCAGTTTCTTCTCCAGGAGCGGGCCGACGGCCTCGACGGTGATATCGTTCGGTTCGACGCCGGTCGC containing:
- the guaA gene encoding glutamine-hydrolyzing GMP synthase, producing MVDTETFVPDAVAEIGDEIGDANAVIALSGGVDSSVAAALAYEAIGDRLTPVYVDTGLMRKGETDQIRETFDYMESLRIVDAKDRFLEALGGTTDPEEKREIIGEQFIREFEREAKDADADYLVQGTIYPDRIESEGGIKSHHNVGGLPEIVDFEGIVEPVRDLYKDEVREVARHLGLDEIVAERMPFPGPGLAVRVIGEVTEEKLAVARHSCHVVEEELEEYEPWQALAAVIGKATGVKGDNRVHGWVVSVRSVDSRDGMTARAQEIDWETLQRIQSRITGQNDNVARVVYDVTHKPPATIEYE
- a CDS encoding CTP synthetase; the encoded protein is MSTTITTAIVAGPDDDGIGDALEHEGVDVTRLNGVISRPHLEEAGIVAADLYVLTDTEQATTIPIACDLNDELRTVVYARDSVPEFVRGQLDLAIDPQLMDASIVADELVA
- a CDS encoding 5-formyltetrahydrofolate cyclo-ligase, coding for MRRTGVPDVGTGDGGGTETEAVDKASVRERIWDDLEESGEARFPFPPHGRIPNFAGASDAADRLAEQPEWNEATTIKANPDAPQLPVRRRALREGKTVYMAVPRLSDERCFLKLDPDDLEDYDAATTVSGSSKHGEQVGPEAVDRVDLIVSGSVAVTEAGGRIGKGEGYSDLEYAVLRELGLVDESTPVATTVHERQVIDDAVAIAAHDVAMDLVVTPERVLRPEIDGTGQPEGIDWDLLTDERLEEIPVLDRLESS
- a CDS encoding molybdopterin-binding protein → MNETDSDATEPGDGTLCTGVVTIASDRSLEADAAGETINEALEDDGNEIVVREHVGSDYDKVQSIVSRLIDRNDVEVVITAGATGVEPNDITVEAVGPLLEKKLTTFSELFTALAYERTGTQAVTARTLAGIAEGTPVFCLPGHPEATRLALEEIILSEAARIVDLAREEEPDDGDEADTDGEADVEDDAGTEDEPDAETMKTDVVNDTDATNGGA